Proteins encoded by one window of Halomonas chromatireducens:
- a CDS encoding GNAT family N-acetyltransferase yields the protein MADIQILDGDWDQLGEVASEIRRVVFIEEQQVPWEEEWDGRDGACRHFLALRHDIPLGTARLLPDGHIGRVAVLSEARGLGIGAALMEATIEAARHLGHEQVELAAQTHALDFYERLGFTAYGDEFMDAGIPHRNMRLALR from the coding sequence ATGGCCGATATCCAGATACTGGATGGCGACTGGGACCAGCTGGGGGAGGTCGCCTCCGAGATACGCCGCGTGGTGTTCATCGAAGAGCAGCAGGTGCCGTGGGAAGAGGAGTGGGACGGCCGTGACGGCGCCTGCCGCCACTTCCTCGCCCTGCGCCATGACATTCCCCTGGGCACCGCCAGGCTGCTACCCGATGGACATATCGGCCGCGTCGCCGTGCTGAGCGAGGCCCGCGGGCTGGGCATCGGCGCGGCCCTGATGGAAGCCACCATCGAGGCAGCCCGCCATCTGGGCCATGAGCAAGTGGAGCTTGCCGCCCAGACCCACGCTCTCGATTTCTATGAGCGCCTCGGCTTTACCGCCTACGGTGATGAATTCATGGATGCCGGTATTCCGCACCGCAACATGCGCCTGGCACTGCGCTGA
- a CDS encoding isocitrate lyase yields MSYKDDIKALAQLREAQQGKWASISPENVARMRAQNRFQTGLDIARYTAKIMREDMAAYDADTAQYTQSLGCWHGFIGQQKLISIKKHFGTTKRRYLYLSGWMVAALRSEFGPLPDQSMHEKTTVSGLIEELYTFLRQADAWELNHLFRDLEEAQKAEDKARADELIAKIDNHETHVVPIIADIDAGFGNAEATYLLAKQMIEAGACCIQIENQVSDEKQCGHQDGKVTVPHEDFLAKINAVRYAFLELGVEDGVIVARTDSLGAGLTQKIAVTKEPGDLGDQYNSFLDGDEITSASDIDNGDVVIKQNGKLVKVKRLASGLFQFKPGTGEDRVVLDCITSLQNGADLLWIETEKPHVGQIAAMVNRIRAEVPDAKLVYNNSPSFNWTLNFRQQVFDAWEKEGKDLSAYDRASLMSAEYDDTELGKLADEWTRNFQRDAAREAGIFHHLITLPTYHTAALSTDNLAKGYFGDEGMLAYVAGVQRREIREGIATVKHQDMAGSNIGDDHKEFFHGEAALKAGGKDNTMNQFG; encoded by the coding sequence ATGTCCTACAAAGACGACATCAAGGCTCTGGCTCAACTGCGCGAAGCCCAGCAAGGCAAGTGGGCGAGCATCAGCCCCGAGAACGTGGCCCGGATGCGTGCTCAGAACCGTTTCCAGACCGGCCTGGACATCGCCCGCTACACCGCCAAGATCATGCGCGAGGACATGGCCGCCTATGACGCTGACACCGCTCAGTACACCCAGTCCCTGGGTTGCTGGCACGGTTTCATTGGCCAGCAGAAGCTGATCTCCATCAAGAAGCACTTTGGCACTACAAAGCGCCGCTATCTCTACCTCTCCGGCTGGATGGTCGCCGCCCTGCGCAGCGAATTCGGCCCGCTGCCCGACCAGTCCATGCACGAGAAGACCACCGTGTCGGGCCTGATCGAAGAGCTCTATACCTTCCTGCGTCAGGCCGATGCATGGGAGCTGAACCACCTGTTCCGCGATCTGGAAGAGGCCCAGAAGGCCGAGGACAAAGCCCGCGCCGACGAGCTGATCGCCAAGATCGACAATCACGAAACCCACGTCGTGCCGATCATCGCCGATATCGACGCCGGTTTCGGCAACGCCGAGGCGACCTATCTGCTGGCCAAGCAGATGATCGAGGCCGGTGCCTGCTGCATCCAGATCGAGAACCAGGTCTCCGACGAGAAGCAGTGCGGTCATCAGGACGGCAAGGTCACCGTGCCCCATGAAGACTTCCTGGCCAAGATCAACGCCGTGCGCTATGCCTTCCTGGAGCTCGGCGTCGAGGACGGCGTCATCGTCGCCCGTACCGACTCCCTGGGTGCCGGCCTGACCCAGAAGATTGCCGTGACCAAGGAGCCGGGTGACCTGGGCGACCAGTACAACAGCTTCCTGGACGGCGACGAGATCACCTCGGCTTCCGACATCGACAACGGCGACGTGGTCATCAAGCAGAACGGCAAGCTGGTCAAGGTCAAGCGCCTGGCCTCAGGCCTGTTCCAGTTCAAGCCGGGGACCGGTGAGGACCGCGTGGTGCTGGACTGTATCACCAGCCTGCAGAACGGCGCCGACCTGCTGTGGATCGAGACCGAGAAGCCCCACGTCGGCCAGATCGCCGCCATGGTCAACCGCATCCGTGCGGAAGTACCGGATGCCAAGTTGGTCTACAACAACTCGCCCTCCTTCAACTGGACCCTGAACTTCCGCCAGCAGGTATTCGATGCCTGGGAGAAGGAAGGCAAGGACCTGTCGGCCTACGATCGCGCCAGCCTGATGAGCGCCGAGTACGACGACACCGAGCTTGGCAAGCTGGCCGACGAGTGGACCCGCAACTTCCAGCGTGACGCCGCACGGGAAGCCGGTATCTTCCACCACCTGATCACCCTGCCGACCTACCACACCGCGGCCCTGTCCACCGACAACCTGGCCAAGGGCTATTTCGGCGACGAGGGCATGCTGGCCTACGTGGCGGGCGTACAGCGCCGCGAGATCCGCGAGGGCATCGCCACCGTCAAGCACCAGGACATGGCTGGCTCCAACATCGGCGACGACCACAAGGAGTTCTTCCACGGCGAAGCAGCACTGAAGGCTGGTGGCAAGGACAACACCATGAATCAGTTCGGCTGA
- a CDS encoding glycine zipper 2TM domain-containing protein, with amino-acid sequence MKRLLPVLALGALTLAGCANTAPMGGDVYRGSQAQTSQTVTFGTITALRQVQIQADSRLGGAIGTGGGAVVGGLLGSQVGGGSGRQLATVAGALGGAVAGTAVEESANRVRAWEMEIRRDDGQNIVVVQKADRQFQTGQRVRMIGSGANVSVAPY; translated from the coding sequence ATGAAGCGTCTTCTTCCCGTACTGGCCCTTGGCGCGTTGACCCTGGCGGGCTGTGCCAATACCGCTCCCATGGGCGGCGACGTCTACCGGGGCAGCCAGGCACAGACCAGCCAGACCGTGACATTCGGCACCATCACCGCCCTGCGCCAGGTCCAGATTCAGGCTGACAGTCGCCTGGGCGGGGCCATCGGCACCGGTGGCGGCGCCGTGGTCGGTGGCCTGCTGGGCAGCCAGGTAGGCGGCGGCTCCGGCCGACAGCTCGCCACCGTTGCCGGCGCACTTGGCGGTGCGGTGGCCGGCACCGCGGTGGAGGAGTCCGCCAACCGGGTTCGCGCCTGGGAGATGGAGATCCGTCGTGACGATGGCCAGAACATCGTCGTGGTACAGAAGGCCGATCGGCAGTTCCAGACCGGACAGCGCGTGCGCATGATCGGTAGCGGTGCCAACGTCAGCGTGGCGCCATACTGA
- a CDS encoding FKBP-type peptidyl-prolyl cis-trans isomerase, with protein sequence MQIAQNSVVAFHYTLTNDAGEVLDSSEGREPLTYLHGAGNIIPGLEKGLEGRESGEKLNVTVAPEEGYGEVQPQLVQEVPRDAFQGVEAVEPGMQFQAQTQGGPLMVTVTKIEGDTVTVDGNHPLAGQKLNFDVEIADVREASQEEIEHGHVHGEGGVEH encoded by the coding sequence ATGCAGATTGCGCAGAACTCTGTTGTCGCGTTCCACTACACCCTGACCAATGATGCAGGTGAGGTGCTGGACAGCTCGGAAGGTCGCGAGCCGCTGACTTACCTCCATGGCGCCGGCAATATCATTCCCGGTCTGGAGAAGGGGCTGGAGGGTCGCGAGAGCGGCGAGAAACTCAATGTCACCGTTGCCCCGGAAGAAGGCTACGGCGAAGTGCAGCCGCAGCTGGTTCAGGAAGTGCCGCGTGATGCCTTCCAGGGTGTCGAGGCCGTGGAGCCGGGCATGCAGTTCCAGGCTCAGACCCAGGGCGGCCCGCTGATGGTTACCGTGACCAAGATCGAAGGCGATACCGTCACCGTCGATGGCAACCACCCGTTGGCCGGCCAGAAGCTGAACTTCGACGTCGAGATCGCCGACGTGCGTGAGGCCAGCCAGGAAGAGATCGAGCACGGTCACGTGCATGGCGAAGGCGGCGTCGAGCACTGA
- a CDS encoding CDP-alcohol phosphatidyltransferase family protein encodes MLDRWTMPLAQGPLNRLAARLARRRIRPDQVTLWAFLVGMLALPLLILEWYLPALVVILLNRLGDGLDGALARMTGQESDAGGFLDIGLDFVFYAAVVLGFALADPEANALAAAFLLFAFIGTGTSFLAFAIMATRHGLERPRFQQKAFYYLHGLTEGTETVLAFVLFCLFPTHFALLATLFAMACLVTTATRLWGGYRTLVALRSPGQE; translated from the coding sequence ATGCTGGATCGCTGGACCATGCCTTTGGCTCAAGGACCCTTGAACCGCCTGGCTGCGAGGCTGGCAAGGCGTCGGATTCGCCCCGATCAGGTAACGCTATGGGCTTTCCTGGTCGGCATGCTGGCGTTGCCGCTGTTGATCTTGGAGTGGTATCTGCCGGCGCTGGTGGTCATATTGCTCAATCGCCTGGGCGATGGGCTGGACGGCGCCCTGGCACGGATGACGGGGCAGGAAAGCGATGCCGGTGGGTTTCTCGATATCGGCCTCGACTTCGTCTTCTACGCTGCCGTGGTGCTGGGATTTGCCCTGGCCGATCCGGAGGCCAACGCCCTGGCAGCGGCATTTCTGCTGTTCGCCTTTATCGGCACCGGAACCTCCTTCCTGGCCTTTGCCATCATGGCGACTCGCCACGGACTGGAGCGGCCAAGGTTCCAGCAGAAGGCCTTCTACTATCTGCACGGGCTGACCGAAGGTACCGAGACGGTTCTGGCTTTCGTCCTCTTCTGCCTCTTTCCGACTCACTTTGCGCTGCTGGCCACGCTCTTTGCCATGGCGTGCCTGGTGACGACCGCCACGCGGCTGTGGGGCGGTTACCGGACCCTGGTGGCGCTCCGATCACCCGGCCAGGAATGA
- a CDS encoding FAD-dependent oxidoreductase, producing the protein MAKRRLILVALIVLGVGAFFLSGAADFLTLENLKAEQARFHAWLADDPVTVIGGFFVLYVVMAGLSLPGATLLTVLGGALFGLGWGLLIISFASTIGATLAAALARTLARGPLEKRFAPQLERINAGIRREGAFYLFTLRLIPLFPFFVINLVMGLTRMRLWTFYWVSQLGMLPGTAVFVNAGRELGNLESLSGILSPGLLGSFVLIGLFPWLARGVVAVAKRRRLASRYDRPAHFDHDIVVIGGGSAGLVANYIAAAGKARGVLVGRDRLGGDCLNTGCVPSKALIRAARVASEVRESARYGIHAGEPRVDFTQVMGHVHHAIREVEPHDSRERYEGLGVEVIAGEACLLDPWRVQVTGEEGERVLTTRHVIIASGARPRVPDLPGLGDIEVLTSDNLWQLETLPGRLVVLGGGPIGCELGQSFARLGSQVSLVEMGSQLLPREDVDTAAALRQRLEAEGLSLWLDTRAVRVEAGAGQQGGHVLVVERESSTGETLTERLDFDELLVAVGRAANVAGMGLEALGVETRKDGTLAVDESLQSVLPNVWACGDVAGPFQLTHASAHQAWHATVNALFGEFKRFRVSYRALPAVTYTDPEVARVGLSEKEARAQGTEFEVTRYDLSELDRAITEGLTEGFVKVLTVPGKDRILGATVVGHGAGELLAEFTLAMTHGIGLNKLLGTVHPYPTWSEAAKASAGVWKNAHKPERVLGWLERYFAWRRSDSAGARTPVAPRQAENETRDMRS; encoded by the coding sequence GTGGCAAAGCGACGTCTGATACTGGTGGCACTGATCGTCCTGGGGGTAGGGGCTTTTTTTCTCAGCGGGGCAGCTGACTTCCTGACCCTTGAGAACCTCAAGGCCGAACAGGCCCGCTTCCATGCGTGGCTGGCCGATGACCCTGTCACCGTCATTGGGGGCTTCTTCGTGCTCTATGTGGTAATGGCAGGGCTATCGTTGCCCGGTGCCACCCTGCTCACGGTACTCGGCGGGGCGCTTTTCGGCCTCGGCTGGGGCCTGCTGATCATCTCCTTCGCCAGCACCATCGGCGCCACCCTGGCGGCGGCGCTGGCCCGGACCCTGGCCCGCGGCCCCCTGGAAAAACGCTTCGCCCCGCAGCTCGAGCGCATCAATGCCGGTATTCGACGTGAGGGCGCCTTCTATCTGTTCACGCTGCGCCTGATTCCGCTGTTTCCCTTCTTTGTCATCAACCTGGTGATGGGGCTGACGCGGATGCGGCTGTGGACCTTCTACTGGGTCAGTCAGCTTGGCATGCTGCCGGGCACGGCGGTATTCGTGAATGCCGGCCGGGAACTGGGCAACCTGGAGAGCCTCTCCGGCATCCTGTCGCCGGGCCTGCTTGGCTCCTTCGTGCTCATCGGCCTCTTCCCCTGGCTGGCGCGGGGGGTGGTGGCCGTTGCCAAGCGTCGCCGGCTGGCGAGCCGCTACGACCGTCCGGCGCACTTCGATCATGACATCGTGGTCATCGGCGGCGGCTCCGCGGGCCTGGTGGCAAACTATATCGCGGCGGCGGGCAAGGCGCGGGGCGTACTGGTGGGGCGCGACAGGCTTGGCGGCGACTGCTTGAATACCGGCTGCGTGCCCTCCAAGGCGTTGATCCGCGCGGCCCGTGTCGCCAGTGAAGTGCGTGAGTCAGCACGGTACGGTATTCATGCTGGAGAACCACGGGTGGATTTCACGCAAGTGATGGGGCATGTCCATCATGCCATTCGCGAGGTGGAGCCCCACGACAGTCGTGAACGCTACGAGGGGCTGGGAGTCGAGGTGATTGCCGGCGAGGCCTGCCTGCTGGACCCATGGCGGGTGCAGGTCACGGGCGAGGAGGGAGAGCGGGTGCTCACTACCCGCCATGTGATCATCGCCAGCGGGGCGCGTCCTCGGGTGCCCGACCTCCCAGGGCTTGGCGATATCGAGGTGCTGACCTCGGACAACCTGTGGCAACTCGAGACCCTGCCTGGCCGCCTCGTCGTGCTGGGGGGCGGGCCTATCGGCTGTGAGCTGGGACAGAGCTTCGCCCGCCTGGGCAGCCAGGTGAGCCTGGTCGAGATGGGCAGCCAGCTGCTGCCGAGGGAAGATGTTGACACCGCTGCGGCGCTGCGTCAGCGGCTCGAGGCCGAAGGCCTGTCACTGTGGCTCGACACCCGGGCTGTCCGGGTGGAGGCGGGTGCCGGCCAGCAGGGGGGCCACGTGCTGGTGGTCGAGCGAGAGAGCTCGACAGGCGAGACGTTGACCGAGCGGCTCGACTTCGACGAGCTCCTGGTAGCGGTGGGGCGAGCGGCCAATGTGGCGGGGATGGGCCTGGAGGCGTTGGGGGTGGAAACCCGCAAGGATGGTACCCTGGCGGTGGATGAGAGCCTGCAGAGTGTGCTGCCCAATGTCTGGGCCTGTGGCGACGTTGCCGGCCCCTTCCAGTTGACCCATGCCAGCGCTCACCAGGCCTGGCACGCCACGGTCAATGCCCTGTTCGGTGAGTTCAAGCGCTTCCGGGTCAGCTACCGGGCGCTGCCGGCCGTCACCTATACCGATCCGGAGGTGGCACGGGTGGGGCTCAGCGAGAAGGAGGCGAGGGCGCAGGGCACCGAGTTTGAGGTGACGCGCTATGACCTCTCCGAGCTGGATCGGGCCATTACCGAAGGGTTGACGGAAGGCTTCGTCAAGGTTCTCACGGTGCCGGGCAAGGATCGTATCCTTGGCGCCACGGTGGTGGGGCATGGGGCCGGTGAACTGCTGGCGGAGTTCACCCTGGCGATGACGCACGGGATCGGCCTTAACAAGCTGCTGGGAACGGTGCATCCCTATCCCACCTGGTCGGAGGCGGCCAAGGCCAGCGCCGGGGTGTGGAAGAATGCCCACAAGCCGGAGCGGGTGCTGGGCTGGCTTGAGCGTTATTTCGCCTGGCGGCGGAGTGACTCGGCAGGGGCGCGAACGCCGGTGGCACCACGGCAGGCCGAGAACGAAACTCGGGACATGAGGAGCTGA
- the msrA gene encoding peptide-methionine (S)-S-oxide reductase MsrA has protein sequence MKMPLRFPWLIPALVPLAMASPALGDDAEATATAIFGGGCFWCVEEAFDKVEGVVATTSGFSGGHVENPTYEQVVGGGTGHAEVVKVEYEPDQVDYATLLHVFWRNIDPFAVDRQFCDQGEAYRSAIFYGSEEERELAESTRDELAERFERDIATEIASFESFYPAEEYHQDYYRKNPVRYQYYKAACGRERRLEEVWGTEAGGLGQP, from the coding sequence ATGAAAATGCCACTGAGGTTCCCATGGCTGATTCCTGCGCTAGTGCCACTGGCAATGGCCAGCCCCGCCCTGGGCGATGACGCCGAGGCTACCGCCACGGCCATCTTCGGCGGTGGCTGCTTCTGGTGCGTCGAGGAGGCCTTCGACAAGGTGGAGGGTGTCGTCGCGACCACCTCGGGCTTCAGCGGCGGTCATGTGGAAAACCCCACCTACGAACAGGTGGTTGGCGGCGGCACCGGCCACGCCGAGGTGGTAAAGGTGGAATATGAGCCCGACCAGGTCGATTATGCCACCCTGCTGCATGTGTTCTGGCGCAACATCGACCCCTTTGCGGTGGACCGACAGTTCTGCGATCAGGGGGAAGCCTACCGCAGCGCCATCTTCTATGGCAGCGAGGAGGAGCGCGAGCTGGCCGAGAGCACCCGCGACGAGCTGGCCGAACGGTTCGAGCGCGACATCGCCACCGAGATCGCTTCCTTCGAGTCGTTCTATCCGGCCGAGGAGTACCATCAGGATTACTACCGCAAGAACCCGGTGCGCTACCAGTACTACAAGGCCGCCTGCGGCCGTGAACGACGCCTGGAAGAGGTCTGGGGCACTGAAGCCGGCGGCCTCGGCCAGCCCTGA
- a CDS encoding MFS transporter produces MITARTPAWWRATLALCLGSFLVFVNLYAPQPLLPELREAYGVSTLGISLIMSISTLALAGALLVFGPLSDAIGRDTIMRVTLLLTGLCSLALAFAPNFESLLALRALQGFLLGGLPAVAIAWMGDEFDRPALLSAVGLYIGANTLGGIGGRLIGGGAGELGGASAGFLSVGLLTLVGVALFWKLLPRARAFTTRRFELRGALTDIAAHLRHPLLLAAYLLGGINFLIFINQYSYITFRLADEPFGLGARLLGMIFLTYLGGTLSSMLSGRLAGHLGQPLCMVLGILILLGGTLVTLSASLPWIIVGLTINAVGFFLAHSMASSWVSRHAEKARGSASALYLVFYYVGASLGSAWLEPFWQYAGWSGVVLGSWLLLGVTLGIAVWLWRRERVVQPLGVAG; encoded by the coding sequence ATGATCACCGCACGTACCCCCGCCTGGTGGCGCGCCACCCTTGCGCTCTGCCTGGGCTCCTTCCTGGTCTTCGTCAACCTCTATGCCCCACAGCCGCTGCTGCCGGAGCTGCGCGAGGCCTATGGCGTCTCCACGCTGGGCATCAGCCTGATCATGTCGATCTCGACACTGGCCCTGGCGGGAGCGCTGCTGGTCTTCGGCCCGCTGTCGGACGCCATCGGTCGCGATACCATCATGCGGGTGACGCTGCTGCTGACGGGGCTCTGTTCGCTGGCACTGGCCTTCGCGCCCAATTTCGAGAGCCTGCTGGCGTTGCGCGCGCTACAGGGGTTCCTGCTCGGTGGTCTTCCGGCGGTGGCCATTGCCTGGATGGGGGACGAGTTCGACCGCCCCGCGCTGCTTTCGGCGGTGGGGCTCTATATCGGTGCCAACACCCTGGGGGGCATCGGCGGCCGCCTGATCGGCGGCGGGGCGGGAGAGCTGGGCGGTGCCAGCGCGGGCTTTCTGTCCGTGGGCCTGCTCACCCTGGTCGGCGTTGCCCTGTTCTGGAAACTGCTGCCGAGGGCGCGGGCGTTCACGACCCGGCGCTTCGAGCTGCGCGGTGCGCTGACAGACATTGCAGCACATCTGCGCCATCCGCTGCTGCTGGCGGCCTATCTGCTCGGTGGCATCAACTTCCTGATCTTCATCAACCAGTACAGCTACATCACCTTCCGCTTGGCCGATGAGCCGTTCGGCCTGGGCGCCCGTCTGCTGGGCATGATCTTCCTGACCTACCTGGGCGGCACCCTGAGCTCCATGCTGTCGGGGCGGCTGGCCGGCCACCTGGGGCAGCCGCTGTGCATGGTGCTGGGCATCCTGATCCTGCTGGGGGGAACGCTGGTCACCCTGTCGGCGTCGTTGCCCTGGATCATCGTCGGGCTGACGATCAATGCCGTGGGCTTCTTCCTGGCCCACTCCATGGCCTCGAGCTGGGTCAGCCGCCATGCCGAGAAGGCCCGGGGAAGCGCCTCTGCGCTCTATCTGGTCTTCTATTACGTGGGTGCCAGCCTGGGTAGCGCCTGGCTGGAGCCCTTTTGGCAATACGCGGGCTGGTCCGGCGTGGTGCTGGGCTCCTGGCTGCTGCTCGGCGTGACCTTGGGCATCGCCGTCTGGTTATGGCGTCGGGAGCGCGTGGTACAGCCCCTCGGCGTTGCCGGCTGA
- a CDS encoding LysR family transcriptional regulator encodes MSLPFDLRALRVFLTVADRGGFSAAARELHVAQSAISQTIANLERHLDLTLFHRHERRISLTPEGQALQSHARELLDRADAAHLAMRELHGLVKGEVRIGIPSMLGSYYFPPLLMGFKSRHPGIRLTVVEAGARRLQNMIAAGELDLGVVIDDEQSRRMERRPLVHEEMVVCVPRTHPFAGRQGVSPEEFFAEPLVLFQDGYFHREFVDALSQQTGHSANVAFQSNLIPLTKAIVRQGFGITTFLRRVIDEPELAAVSFDPPAWLDLSLAWAEGAYLSRAESAFAEFIEANRHSL; translated from the coding sequence ATGTCACTCCCCTTCGACCTGCGTGCACTGCGCGTTTTCCTCACCGTTGCCGACCGGGGCGGATTCAGCGCCGCGGCTCGCGAGCTCCACGTCGCCCAGTCGGCAATCAGTCAGACCATTGCCAACCTGGAGCGCCACCTGGACCTGACCCTGTTTCATCGGCATGAGCGGCGCATCAGCCTCACCCCGGAGGGACAGGCCCTGCAGAGTCACGCCCGCGAGTTGCTGGATCGCGCCGATGCCGCCCACCTCGCCATGCGCGAGCTGCACGGCCTGGTCAAGGGCGAGGTCCGCATCGGCATCCCGTCGATGCTCGGCTCCTATTACTTTCCGCCGCTGCTGATGGGCTTCAAGTCGCGCCATCCGGGAATTCGCCTGACCGTGGTGGAAGCCGGCGCCAGACGACTACAGAACATGATCGCCGCGGGGGAGCTGGATCTCGGGGTGGTGATCGACGACGAGCAGAGCCGTCGAATGGAGCGACGCCCGCTGGTACACGAGGAGATGGTGGTCTGCGTGCCACGGACTCACCCTTTCGCTGGCAGGCAGGGGGTGAGTCCGGAGGAGTTCTTCGCCGAGCCGCTGGTGCTGTTCCAGGACGGCTACTTTCATCGCGAGTTCGTCGATGCCCTGTCACAGCAGACCGGCCACTCGGCAAATGTCGCCTTCCAGTCGAACCTGATTCCGCTGACCAAGGCGATCGTGCGCCAGGGCTTCGGCATCACCACCTTCCTGCGCCGGGTGATCGACGAACCCGAGCTGGCGGCGGTCTCCTTCGACCCACCGGCCTGGCTCGATCTGTCTCTGGCCTGGGCCGAAGGGGCCTACCTTTCCCGAGCGGAAAGCGCCTTCGCCGAGTTCATCGAGGCGAACCGACACTCGCTCTAG
- a CDS encoding C40 family peptidase, with the protein MVATRSSRILMLGVSLALLAGCASSTKQSQSGADDYFALNLPGMPGSWNPMMSPVDNPILQARSLHNPPPELVRQALLAQHERWAGTPYRLGGTGERGIDCSALVQNVFSETFRLDLPRSTGEQVHAGSPVSRAELQVGDLVFFRPPGPYDHVGIYVGDGYFLHASTSQGVMLSELDNVYWQRHFWQARRTLEPTTLARRVASADEG; encoded by the coding sequence ATGGTAGCCACGAGATCGAGTCGTATCCTGATGCTCGGTGTGTCGCTGGCCCTGCTGGCCGGTTGCGCCAGCAGCACGAAGCAGTCGCAGAGCGGGGCCGACGACTACTTCGCCCTTAACCTGCCGGGTATGCCGGGATCCTGGAACCCCATGATGTCGCCGGTGGACAATCCCATTCTGCAAGCTCGAAGCCTGCATAATCCGCCTCCGGAGCTGGTTCGCCAGGCGCTGCTCGCCCAGCATGAGCGCTGGGCCGGAACGCCCTATCGACTGGGCGGTACCGGTGAACGGGGCATCGATTGCTCCGCACTGGTGCAGAATGTCTTCAGCGAAACCTTCCGCCTGGATCTGCCGCGCTCCACCGGAGAGCAGGTACATGCAGGGTCGCCGGTGTCGCGCGCGGAGCTTCAGGTCGGCGACCTCGTCTTCTTCCGCCCCCCGGGGCCCTACGATCACGTGGGCATCTACGTGGGTGACGGCTATTTCCTGCATGCCTCCACTTCTCAAGGCGTGATGCTCTCCGAACTCGACAATGTCTACTGGCAGCGCCATTTCTGGCAGGCTCGGCGGACGCTGGAGCCCACTACGCTGGCGCGGCGTGTCGCTTCGGCAGATGAAGGGTAG